One Acidimicrobiales bacterium DNA segment encodes these proteins:
- a CDS encoding TraR/DksA C4-type zinc finger protein — MARATTKAAATRSTGSPKKATTTKAAAMKNSSTATPKGGAKTASNGNLDKFLVEQLELLEEERVTYTRQAESLQAEADSLTEDREPGDVQFDEESGEGDTLAVERERDLTLSAQARAAIEEIDLAVAKVHAGTYGLCETCGISIPKERLKALPHAALCVKCKSGGLGLR; from the coding sequence ATGGCGAGAGCGACGACGAAGGCGGCGGCCACCAGGTCGACCGGTTCCCCGAAGAAGGCGACCACCACGAAGGCGGCGGCGATGAAGAATTCTTCCACAGCGACTCCCAAGGGTGGGGCCAAGACCGCGTCCAACGGGAACCTCGACAAGTTCCTCGTCGAGCAGCTCGAGTTGCTGGAGGAGGAGCGGGTCACCTACACGCGCCAGGCCGAGTCGCTGCAGGCCGAGGCCGACTCCCTCACCGAGGACCGCGAGCCCGGCGACGTCCAGTTCGACGAGGAGTCGGGCGAGGGCGACACGCTGGCCGTGGAGCGCGAGCGTGACCTGACGCTCTCCGCCCAGGCACGCGCCGCCATCGAGGAGATCGACCTGGCCGTCGCCAAGGTCCACGCCGGCACCTACGGCCTGTGCGAGACCTGCGGCATCTCGATCCCCAAGGAGCGCCTCAAGGCCCTCCCGCACGCCGCCCTCTGCGTGAAGTGCAAGAGCGGGGGCCTGGGCCTCCGGTAG
- the ileS gene encoding isoleucine--tRNA ligase, protein MTFGPVDPELDLPTLEDRVLARWRSNDVVKHVAKVREGGKPWIFYEGPPTANGKPGLHHVWARAFKDLYPRFQTMRGHAVSRKGGWDCHGLPVELEIEKELGLATKADIEAYGIEAFNQRCRASVQRYVEDWSRLTGRSGVWIDTTDAYWTMSDEYVESVWWLVKQLWDKGLLYEGHRVSPYCGRCGTALSSHEVAQGYKNIVDPSIYVRFPLLGGGAPTDADLLVWTTTPWTLISNVAAAVGPTFTYVRINPGGVGQPRDLVLVAEAAARLFPDAEVLQTWSGTELAGWLYQRPFDILVAPETTLPPWRVVVADYVSVDDGSGIVHIAPAFGEEDSQVARAEGLPVLNPVDADATFDHRVPRWQGRFVKDADREIIDDLDARGLLVAEHAYEHSYPHCWRCGTPLIYWAKTSWFARTADHRDDLLAQNERIGWHPEHIKHGRFGRWLEGNVDWALSRDRYWGTPLPIWRCAGCDHPTCVGSVAELSELAGRDLSQLDLHRPYVDDITWTCTEEGCQGTVRRLSPVLDAWFDSGSMPSAQFHHPFAGDGVFEASFPADFICEAIDQTRGWFYSLLAVNTLVFDSTPYKNVVCLGHIVDEDGQKMSKSKGNVIDPWMIFDSFGADSLRWYFFSAGQPWSPRRIYEDGIRESTRQTLVTLWNVFGFFSTYADLDGWEPAAEAARPEPTHVLDRWVLHELDDTIAVVTAALDDFDALGGATRVARFVDDLSNWYVRRSRPRFWKASDPAAHATLHHCLVATAQLLAPFCPFLADELYVTLTGELSVHASDWPTPSPRNDADAGLGADMDAARRLVVLGRAARTEAKVKVRQPLGRALLLYPDGTAAPSDEVLAEVASELNVKRLEAVDTLSGLISWTAGPNFRTLGPRLGPKVNEVKAALASADGNELRRLLDEQGWVEVAGERLTADEVTLRAERHEQFALAEDAGWAVALDLELDDVLRREGQARELIRSLNDLRKEVGLAIADRVDVRLACDDAFWATVEEHADYIKAEVLAVSLERADTGEHPLDVDGNTVEVTLTVAG, encoded by the coding sequence ATGACTTTCGGCCCCGTCGACCCCGAGCTCGACCTGCCCACGCTGGAGGACCGGGTGCTGGCGCGCTGGAGGTCCAACGACGTGGTGAAGCACGTCGCCAAGGTGCGCGAGGGCGGGAAGCCGTGGATCTTCTACGAGGGCCCGCCCACCGCCAACGGCAAGCCCGGCCTGCACCACGTGTGGGCCCGCGCCTTCAAGGACCTCTACCCCCGCTTCCAGACGATGCGCGGCCACGCCGTGTCCCGGAAGGGCGGGTGGGACTGCCACGGCCTCCCGGTCGAGCTGGAGATCGAGAAGGAGCTGGGGCTCGCCACCAAGGCCGACATCGAGGCGTACGGCATCGAGGCGTTCAACCAGCGCTGCCGGGCGTCGGTGCAGCGCTACGTGGAGGACTGGTCGCGTCTCACCGGCCGCTCGGGCGTGTGGATCGACACCACCGACGCCTACTGGACGATGAGCGACGAGTACGTCGAGTCGGTGTGGTGGCTGGTCAAGCAGCTGTGGGACAAGGGCCTGCTCTACGAGGGCCACCGGGTGAGCCCCTACTGCGGGCGCTGCGGCACGGCGCTCAGCTCGCACGAGGTGGCGCAGGGCTACAAGAACATCGTCGACCCGTCGATCTACGTGCGCTTCCCGCTGCTGGGCGGCGGCGCACCCACCGACGCCGACCTGCTCGTGTGGACCACCACACCGTGGACGCTGATCTCCAACGTCGCCGCCGCGGTCGGCCCGACGTTCACCTACGTGCGGATCAACCCCGGCGGGGTCGGACAACCGCGTGACCTGGTGCTGGTCGCCGAGGCCGCGGCCCGCCTGTTCCCCGACGCCGAGGTGCTCCAGACCTGGTCGGGCACCGAGCTGGCGGGCTGGCTGTACCAGCGGCCGTTCGACATCCTCGTCGCCCCCGAGACCACCCTCCCGCCGTGGCGGGTGGTGGTGGCCGACTACGTGTCGGTCGACGACGGCTCCGGCATCGTCCACATCGCCCCGGCCTTCGGCGAGGAGGACAGCCAGGTCGCCCGGGCCGAGGGCCTGCCGGTGCTCAACCCCGTCGACGCCGACGCCACCTTCGACCACCGGGTTCCCCGCTGGCAGGGCCGCTTCGTGAAGGACGCCGACCGGGAGATCATCGACGACCTCGACGCCCGCGGCCTCCTCGTCGCCGAGCACGCCTACGAGCACAGCTACCCCCACTGCTGGCGCTGCGGGACACCGCTCATCTACTGGGCCAAGACCTCGTGGTTCGCGCGCACCGCCGACCACCGGGACGACCTGCTGGCCCAGAACGAGCGCATCGGCTGGCACCCCGAGCACATCAAGCACGGCCGCTTCGGGCGCTGGCTGGAGGGCAACGTCGACTGGGCGCTGTCGCGCGACCGCTACTGGGGCACGCCGCTGCCCATCTGGCGCTGTGCCGGCTGCGACCACCCCACCTGCGTCGGGTCGGTGGCCGAGCTGTCGGAGCTGGCCGGGCGCGACCTGTCGCAGCTCGACCTGCACCGCCCCTACGTCGACGACATCACCTGGACCTGCACCGAGGAGGGCTGCCAGGGCACGGTCCGTCGGCTGAGCCCGGTGCTCGACGCCTGGTTCGACTCGGGGTCGATGCCCTCGGCCCAGTTCCACCACCCCTTCGCCGGCGACGGCGTGTTCGAGGCGTCGTTCCCGGCCGACTTCATCTGCGAGGCCATCGACCAGACCCGCGGCTGGTTCTACTCGCTGCTCGCCGTGAACACCCTGGTGTTCGACTCGACGCCGTACAAGAACGTGGTGTGCCTGGGGCACATCGTCGACGAGGACGGGCAGAAGATGTCGAAGTCCAAGGGCAACGTGATCGACCCTTGGATGATCTTCGACTCCTTCGGCGCCGACTCCCTGCGCTGGTACTTCTTCTCCGCCGGCCAGCCGTGGTCGCCCCGGCGGATCTACGAGGACGGCATCCGCGAGTCGACCCGCCAGACGCTGGTCACGCTGTGGAACGTCTTCGGGTTCTTCTCCACCTACGCCGACCTCGACGGCTGGGAGCCCGCGGCCGAGGCCGCCCGACCGGAGCCCACCCACGTGCTCGACCGCTGGGTGCTCCACGAGCTCGACGACACGATCGCCGTGGTCACCGCGGCGCTCGACGACTTCGACGCCCTCGGCGGCGCCACCCGCGTCGCCCGCTTCGTGGACGACCTGTCCAACTGGTACGTCCGCCGCAGCCGACCCCGGTTCTGGAAGGCCAGCGACCCGGCCGCCCACGCCACCCTGCACCACTGCCTGGTGGCGACGGCCCAGCTGCTGGCGCCGTTCTGCCCGTTCCTGGCCGACGAGCTGTACGTCACGCTCACCGGCGAGCTGTCGGTGCACGCCAGCGACTGGCCCACGCCGTCGCCCCGCAACGACGCCGATGCCGGGCTGGGTGCCGACATGGATGCCGCCCGCCGCCTGGTCGTGCTGGGCCGGGCGGCCCGCACCGAGGCCAAGGTCAAGGTGCGCCAGCCGCTGGGCCGGGCACTGCTCCTCTACCCCGACGGCACCGCGGCGCCGAGCGACGAGGTGCTCGCCGAGGTGGCGTCGGAGCTGAACGTGAAGCGACTCGAGGCCGTCGACACGCTGTCGGGCCTCATCTCGTGGACAGCGGGCCCCAACTTCCGCACGCTCGGCCCCCGCCTCGGGCCCAAGGTCAACGAGGTGAAGGCGGCCCTGGCATCGGCCGACGGCAACGAGCTGCGCCGGCTGCTCGACGAGCAGGGCTGGGTCGAGGTGGCCGGCGAACGCCTGACCGCCGACGAGGTCACGCTGCGGGCCGAGCGCCACGAGCAGTTCGCGTTGGCGGAGGATGCCGGCTGGGCCGTGGCCCTCGAC